A genomic window from Paenibacillus sp. FSL K6-0276 includes:
- a CDS encoding glycoside hydrolase family 30 protein, giving the protein MSKTIRVIQTAKETADRLTEKEPLIFIPDTVGVESELINIYDDLEYQEIEGFGGALTEASAVTIAKLSEAKQKEIIDAYFDPEHGIGYTLCRSHIQSCDFSLGNYAYVEEGDSELHTFDISRDQDSIIPLIKHAASAVGEEFRLFSSPWSPPAFMKTNGQMNGGGALKPEYREAWANMFVKYIQAYASEGIDIWAVSVQNEAKAVQIWDSCLYTAEEEKDFVRDYLGPALEQAGLAHVKVMIWDHNKERVYDRAKVAFEDQEASKYIWGICFHWYSGDHFEALSAVHDRFPDKKLFFSEGCQEGGVHLGSWNTGERYGHDIIGNLNNWMSSWTDWNIVLDDQGGPNHVGNYCDAPIIGDTKNDEITFESSFYYIGHFSKYIRPGAKRIGHSKYTDKLETTAFRNPDGTIAVIVMNRTEQELPFTLRFHDELAENMIPAHAIQTLLIK; this is encoded by the coding sequence ATGAGTAAAACTATTCGCGTCATTCAAACAGCTAAAGAGACCGCAGACCGTTTAACGGAAAAAGAACCTCTGATCTTCATTCCTGATACCGTAGGAGTTGAATCAGAGCTCATCAATATTTATGATGATTTAGAATATCAGGAAATCGAAGGTTTCGGCGGTGCACTTACTGAGGCGTCTGCCGTTACCATTGCTAAACTAAGTGAAGCTAAGCAAAAAGAAATTATCGATGCTTATTTTGATCCTGAGCATGGGATCGGGTATACACTATGCCGCTCCCATATCCAAAGCTGCGATTTCTCGCTAGGCAACTACGCTTATGTTGAGGAAGGAGATTCGGAGCTGCATACGTTCGATATCTCTAGAGATCAAGATTCAATTATCCCACTAATCAAACATGCTGCTTCAGCTGTAGGCGAAGAATTCCGTCTGTTCTCTTCTCCATGGAGTCCGCCTGCTTTCATGAAGACGAACGGTCAAATGAACGGTGGTGGAGCACTTAAGCCTGAATACCGTGAGGCTTGGGCCAACATGTTCGTTAAATATATTCAGGCTTACGCTTCTGAAGGCATCGATATTTGGGCCGTTAGTGTTCAGAATGAAGCGAAGGCTGTTCAAATATGGGATTCTTGCCTTTATACTGCCGAAGAAGAAAAGGATTTTGTTCGTGATTACTTGGGACCAGCCTTGGAACAAGCCGGTTTGGCTCATGTAAAGGTTATGATCTGGGATCATAACAAGGAGCGCGTGTATGACCGTGCCAAGGTTGCTTTCGAAGATCAAGAAGCTTCCAAATACATTTGGGGAATTTGCTTCCACTGGTACTCCGGCGATCACTTCGAAGCCCTATCTGCCGTACATGATCGCTTCCCAGACAAAAAGCTGTTCTTCAGCGAAGGCTGTCAAGAAGGCGGCGTTCATCTCGGTTCTTGGAACACAGGCGAACGTTACGGCCATGATATCATTGGCAATCTGAACAACTGGATGTCGAGCTGGACCGACTGGAACATTGTCTTGGACGATCAAGGCGGCCCTAACCATGTAGGTAATTACTGCGATGCTCCAATTATCGGGGATACGAAGAACGATGAAATTACTTTTGAGAGCTCCTTCTATTACATCGGGCACTTCAGCAAATATATTCGTCCAGGCGCTAAACGAATTGGTCATTCCAAATATACAGATAAGCTAGAAACAACAGCTTTCCGTAACCCAGATGGCACTATTGCAGTTATCGTTATGAACCGCACGGAACAAGAACTTCCATTCACCCTGCGCTTCCATGATGAATTAGCTGAGAACATGATTCCTGCCCATGCTATTCAAACCTTGCTAATTAAGTAA
- a CDS encoding helix-turn-helix domain-containing protein: protein METNSVQISLCGFIRHTQPFRQLFRSGLDTYIIRLQAEGECEVLIDGEMVTVVPGDLLLFKPYDIYDLRIGEKKSPLGHSADYFVMCTGEWVDHWWNQRERPKKVRIADDGKLQSIWQQLDLEHRRLDGGTPEILEALFKALCLLLDRAIEEAPASSSASLLHGLKMKSYVEEHATSEIRLKDVAAHAGISVTRAVHLFKIQFGYSIMQYAGRIRLAMALRLMDNTNYTLERIAEETGFGSYTYFHRVFRERYGVSPGMYRKRE, encoded by the coding sequence ATGGAAACAAACAGTGTCCAAATTAGTCTTTGTGGCTTTATTCGCCATACCCAGCCATTTCGGCAATTATTTCGCAGCGGGCTGGATACCTATATCATAAGGCTGCAAGCGGAAGGGGAATGTGAAGTACTCATCGATGGGGAAATGGTTACTGTGGTACCTGGTGATCTGTTATTATTTAAGCCCTACGATATATATGATTTGAGAATCGGTGAAAAGAAAAGTCCTTTGGGACATAGCGCGGATTATTTTGTAATGTGTACAGGGGAATGGGTGGATCACTGGTGGAATCAACGTGAGAGACCAAAGAAGGTAAGAATTGCGGATGATGGCAAGCTACAGAGTATATGGCAACAACTCGATCTAGAGCACAGAAGGCTTGATGGAGGTACTCCAGAAATACTTGAAGCGCTATTTAAGGCTTTGTGTTTGCTGCTGGATCGGGCGATTGAAGAGGCTCCTGCCTCATCATCGGCCTCGCTTCTACACGGACTTAAGATGAAGAGTTATGTGGAAGAGCATGCTACATCAGAGATCAGATTAAAGGACGTAGCTGCTCATGCCGGAATTAGTGTAACAAGGGCCGTACATTTATTCAAAATTCAGTTTGGCTATTCTATTATGCAGTATGCGGGGCGTATTCGTCTTGCCATGGCGCTAAGGTTGATGGATAACACTAATTACACCCTGGAGCGGATTGCAGAGGAGACTGGATTCGGAAGCTACACCTATTTCCACAGGGTATTCCGTGAGCGTTACGGCGTCTCACCAGGCATGTATCGAAAGAGAGAGTAA
- a CDS encoding carbohydrate ABC transporter permease translates to MGVLETTTKGNVGKIKKNRSSDTVMEIIMYAISAIFLVILIYPLYFIIIASFSDPSAVAGGQVWLFPKGFTLDGYKELLRHENIWIGYWNTILYTVVGTAIGLVVNISAAYALSRKDLVGRKYISLFFIFTMFFNGGLIPTFLTIRDFHLYDTFLVMVLPFSVGVFNIIVARTFFQTSIPGDLWEAAQIDGCGNLRYFVQMVLPLSKAIIAVLGLWIAVGYWNSYFNALIYLKNPNMYPLQLILRNILITNQMQSGMGTGEAAQIALRLANMMRYSVIIVATIPIMCVYPFVQKYFNQGVMIGAVKE, encoded by the coding sequence ATGGGAGTATTAGAAACTACGACTAAAGGAAATGTCGGAAAAATAAAGAAGAATCGTTCATCGGATACTGTTATGGAAATTATAATGTACGCAATATCAGCAATTTTTCTAGTTATCTTAATTTACCCGCTGTACTTTATCATTATTGCTTCGTTCAGTGATCCTTCCGCAGTGGCAGGCGGCCAAGTATGGTTGTTTCCTAAAGGATTCACACTGGATGGCTACAAAGAGCTGCTGCGTCACGAAAATATCTGGATCGGGTACTGGAATACCATCCTGTACACGGTGGTGGGAACCGCAATTGGTTTAGTTGTAAATATCTCAGCTGCCTATGCGTTGTCAAGAAAGGACCTTGTGGGTCGGAAATATATTTCGTTATTTTTTATCTTTACGATGTTCTTTAATGGGGGATTGATTCCTACTTTCCTAACCATCCGGGATTTCCATCTGTATGACACATTTTTGGTTATGGTACTACCGTTCTCTGTTGGGGTTTTTAATATTATCGTCGCACGAACTTTTTTTCAGACAAGTATTCCGGGAGATTTATGGGAAGCAGCGCAGATTGACGGCTGTGGTAATCTTCGTTATTTTGTTCAGATGGTTTTACCCCTGTCGAAGGCAATTATCGCAGTACTGGGATTATGGATCGCCGTCGGCTATTGGAATTCATATTTTAACGCCTTGATTTATTTAAAAAATCCCAATATGTATCCATTACAGTTGATACTTCGTAATATTCTGATTACCAATCAGATGCAGTCTGGTATGGGAACAGGTGAAGCCGCGCAAATCGCGCTACGTCTCGCCAATATGATGCGATATTCTGTTATTATAGTTGCAACTATTCCAATCATGTGTGTATACCCATTTGTACAAAAGTACTTTAACCAAGGGGTAATGATTGGTGCAGTGAAGGAATAA
- a CDS encoding TIM-barrel domain-containing protein, protein MGNTIKELKPLTKYLKLNSEPCGNTDAIIQGEHYRFTVLTPELIRMEYSEEGSFEDRASQTVVNRNFSVPEFRVMDLGNKLELITDRLHLTYDKKPFSRHGLSIRVRNEAGHLMSVWNYGDTPQDLGGTARTLDNADGAIPLEHGLLSRFGYTLVEDSASLLLEEDDRVELRGQEGLDLYFFGYGHDYLNCLKDFYHLCGRTPLLPRYALGNWWSRYYRYSEEEYKALMERFECEQIPFSVAVIDMDWHLVDIDPQYGSGWTGYTWNRELFPDPQRFLTWLHEKGLRVTLNVHPADGVRAFEDPYLAIAAEMGLDPEKGDAVEFDITDSNFLRAYFKFLHHPLEDEGVDFWWIDWQQGGVTKVPGLDPLWMLNHYHYLDSGRRGNRKITFSRYAGLGSHRYPIGFSGDTIVTWESLDFQPYFTANAANAGYGWWSHDIGGHMNGYLDDELAMRWVQFGVFSPILRLHSSASAFNSKEPWRFNKIAEDVMKDYLRLRHSLLPYLYTMNRYASRDSLPLVRPMYYHHAQWNEAYEVPNEYYFGTELIACPITQPVNPKMGVAEFKAWLPEGIWIDFFNGRVYDGGRKLSLYRNLESIPVLAKAGAIVPMADLTEYTSSVDNPRHMEVRVFAGDSGHFHLWEDAGDTAEDRDDQWCDTEISLEMGEKASFKILPARGNTKVVPERRTWKLSFVGFADTKVQVFVGGTEIAADMGYDEATHTLTVNVLDLAVDKSLEVLITDARIAVNSVEAEVFTLLNRAQILFQLKEQIYRVVNESTTPMAALAALASMDLEHTLYGALCEILTARL, encoded by the coding sequence ATGGGAAATACGATTAAAGAGCTAAAGCCACTAACTAAGTATTTAAAGCTTAATTCTGAACCATGCGGTAATACTGACGCGATCATTCAGGGAGAGCACTATCGTTTCACTGTGTTAACCCCGGAGCTCATCCGGATGGAATACAGCGAAGAGGGCTCTTTTGAAGACCGAGCGTCACAGACTGTGGTGAACCGCAATTTTTCGGTGCCAGAGTTCCGTGTGATGGATTTGGGGAACAAGCTTGAATTAATTACAGATCGTCTGCACTTGACTTATGACAAGAAGCCTTTCTCCCGGCATGGCCTCAGTATCCGAGTAAGGAACGAAGCGGGTCACCTAATGAGTGTCTGGAATTATGGCGATACACCGCAAGATTTGGGTGGTACGGCACGTACACTGGATAATGCGGATGGCGCCATTCCCCTAGAGCACGGGCTACTGTCGCGTTTTGGGTATACATTAGTTGAAGACAGCGCCTCCCTTTTATTGGAAGAAGATGACCGGGTCGAGCTACGGGGGCAGGAAGGCCTCGATCTTTATTTTTTTGGATATGGTCATGATTACTTGAACTGCTTGAAGGATTTCTACCATCTTTGCGGCCGTACGCCCCTATTGCCACGCTATGCGCTTGGTAACTGGTGGAGTCGGTATTATCGGTATTCAGAAGAAGAATATAAAGCGTTAATGGAGCGGTTTGAGTGTGAGCAAATTCCGTTTTCTGTCGCTGTTATAGATATGGATTGGCATCTCGTCGATATTGATCCGCAGTACGGCAGTGGATGGACGGGTTATACATGGAACCGTGAATTATTCCCTGATCCACAAAGATTTTTGACATGGCTACATGAAAAAGGGCTTCGTGTAACGCTCAACGTTCATCCAGCTGATGGAGTAAGGGCTTTTGAAGATCCTTATCTGGCCATTGCTGCGGAGATGGGCTTGGACCCCGAAAAAGGCGATGCTGTGGAATTTGACATCACTGATTCGAATTTTTTACGAGCATACTTTAAGTTTCTGCATCATCCGCTAGAGGATGAAGGTGTAGATTTCTGGTGGATTGATTGGCAGCAGGGCGGAGTTACTAAGGTTCCGGGATTAGATCCTCTCTGGATGCTGAACCACTACCACTACTTGGACAGTGGACGTCGAGGCAACAGGAAGATAACTTTTTCTCGTTACGCGGGCCTTGGCAGCCATCGTTATCCCATAGGATTCTCCGGAGACACTATTGTTACTTGGGAGTCACTGGATTTCCAGCCTTATTTCACTGCCAACGCGGCAAACGCGGGTTATGGTTGGTGGAGCCATGATATCGGGGGCCATATGAATGGTTATTTAGACGATGAATTGGCGATGCGCTGGGTGCAATTTGGTGTCTTTTCACCTATTCTACGGTTACATAGCTCTGCTAGTGCCTTTAACAGTAAGGAGCCATGGCGGTTCAATAAGATTGCCGAGGACGTAATGAAGGATTACCTGCGCTTGCGGCATAGTTTACTTCCTTATCTGTATACGATGAATCGTTATGCCAGCCGCGATAGTCTTCCGCTAGTTCGGCCAATGTACTATCATCATGCGCAGTGGAATGAAGCCTACGAAGTACCAAATGAATATTACTTCGGAACGGAACTCATTGCCTGTCCGATTACACAGCCAGTGAACCCTAAGATGGGCGTTGCCGAATTTAAGGCTTGGCTACCTGAAGGGATCTGGATAGATTTCTTTAACGGAAGAGTGTACGACGGTGGAAGAAAGCTTTCTCTCTATCGTAATCTGGAGAGCATTCCTGTATTAGCTAAAGCGGGTGCTATCGTTCCTATGGCAGACCTGACGGAATATACCTCTTCGGTGGATAATCCGAGGCATATGGAGGTCCGTGTGTTTGCCGGAGATAGTGGTCATTTTCATCTTTGGGAGGATGCAGGCGATACTGCGGAAGACCGGGACGATCAATGGTGCGATACGGAAATAAGCCTGGAAATGGGAGAGAAAGCTAGCTTCAAGATTCTCCCTGCTCGGGGAAATACAAAAGTTGTACCTGAGCGGCGGACATGGAAGTTATCCTTTGTTGGCTTTGCGGATACGAAGGTACAGGTATTCGTTGGTGGCACAGAAATCGCAGCAGATATGGGGTATGACGAAGCTACACATACACTTACGGTCAATGTTCTCGATCTGGCGGTCGACAAATCTCTGGAGGTATTGATCACTGATGCTCGGATAGCTGTGAATTCTGTAGAAGCAGAAGTGTTCACCCTCCTGAACCGTGCGCAAATTCTTTTTCAATTGAAAGAACAAATTTACAGGGTAGTGAATGAATCAACAACACCGATGGCAGCATTGGCCGCTCTTGCCTCGATGGATCTTGAACATACGCTGTACGGAGCGTTATGCGAAATTCTGACGGCTAGGCTATAA
- a CDS encoding bifunctional aldolase/short-chain dehydrogenase has protein sequence MVQSLWNSSREKDINGGLDALVYRSNLLGEDRRVCNFGGGNTSSKTIELDFRGREVEVMWVKGSGSDLATMKAGNFTGLRLQDIAPLFDREEMPDEEMVAYLANCMIDPKHPRASIETLLHAFLPFKHVDHTHPDAIISLCCAHNGKDIAREIYGDRFVWVPYIRPGFTLSKMIAEGVLANPQAELVLMEKHGLVTWGDTPEACYDKTISIINEAERYIEDRIEDENLFGGRKSEALSEGERRAVAAAVMPLIRGAVSDERKMILTFDDAEDVLRFVGGVNSQELSGVGAACPDHLVHTKMLPLFVAWEPNASDIDGLKAKLNEEITAYKEQYKAYFDRNKHEGDVMFEAAPRVILIPGVGMINTGKSWSNSKISGALYHRAIAVMRGATALGDFVSLSENESYNVEYWPLELYKLSLAPAEAEFSRKVAFITGGAGGIGSETARRLVSEGAHVVLADLNLEGAQKIAEEINGKYGENRAFAVRMDVTQEEQVTAAYADTALFYGGVDIIVNNAGLATSSPFDETSLKEWNLNISVLGTGYFLVAREAFKVMKEQKIGGSMVFIGSKNSIFAGKSVSAYSSAKALEAHLARCIAAEGGEFGIRANTILPDAILQGSAIWNSNWRNERAAAYGIEPDQLEEHYRKRTTLLVNIYPRDIAEGVAFFASSKSEKTTGCMLTIDGGVPAAFTR, from the coding sequence ATGGTACAAAGTTTATGGAATTCGTCACGGGAAAAAGACATCAACGGAGGTCTGGATGCACTGGTATATCGCTCCAATCTGCTGGGTGAAGATCGTAGAGTATGCAACTTTGGTGGAGGGAATACCTCCAGCAAGACGATAGAATTGGATTTCCGTGGTCGTGAGGTAGAAGTAATGTGGGTGAAGGGCAGCGGCTCTGACCTCGCTACGATGAAAGCAGGAAATTTTACCGGATTGCGGCTTCAGGATATTGCCCCTTTATTTGATCGGGAGGAAATGCCCGATGAAGAAATGGTGGCTTACCTTGCGAACTGTATGATTGATCCTAAGCATCCGCGTGCTTCCATTGAGACGTTGCTGCATGCTTTTTTACCATTCAAACATGTGGATCATACGCATCCGGATGCGATTATCAGCTTATGCTGTGCTCATAACGGTAAAGATATTGCGCGGGAAATTTATGGGGATCGGTTCGTATGGGTGCCTTACATCCGTCCAGGCTTCACTTTATCCAAAATGATTGCCGAAGGCGTGCTTGCCAACCCGCAAGCTGAATTAGTGCTGATGGAGAAACATGGTCTTGTGACTTGGGGAGATACTCCGGAAGCTTGTTATGATAAGACGATCTCTATTATTAACGAGGCGGAGCGTTACATTGAAGATAGAATTGAAGATGAGAACCTATTCGGAGGGCGCAAATCGGAAGCACTTTCGGAAGGAGAGCGGCGGGCTGTAGCCGCGGCAGTGATGCCTTTGATCAGAGGCGCAGTTAGCGATGAACGTAAAATGATTCTGACCTTCGATGATGCAGAGGATGTGCTGCGTTTTGTAGGTGGGGTTAACTCGCAGGAATTATCCGGTGTAGGTGCAGCTTGTCCGGATCATTTGGTACATACCAAAATGCTACCACTTTTTGTGGCTTGGGAGCCAAATGCCAGTGATATTGATGGCTTGAAGGCGAAGCTGAACGAAGAGATAACTGCTTATAAAGAGCAGTACAAAGCTTACTTCGATCGTAATAAGCATGAGGGCGACGTAATGTTTGAAGCCGCGCCGCGCGTGATCCTGATTCCCGGAGTGGGAATGATAAACACAGGCAAAAGCTGGAGTAACTCCAAGATCAGCGGAGCTTTGTATCACCGGGCTATCGCCGTTATGCGGGGAGCTACGGCACTGGGTGATTTCGTCTCCCTTAGTGAGAACGAATCGTACAATGTGGAATACTGGCCATTGGAATTATATAAACTATCGCTGGCACCGGCAGAAGCAGAATTCTCGCGTAAGGTTGCATTCATTACTGGTGGCGCAGGAGGAATTGGTAGTGAAACCGCTCGTCGCCTAGTGTCCGAAGGGGCGCATGTTGTGCTAGCAGACCTCAATCTGGAGGGAGCACAGAAAATTGCCGAGGAGATTAACGGAAAATACGGTGAGAATCGTGCGTTTGCTGTTAGGATGGATGTAACACAGGAAGAGCAAGTTACCGCAGCTTATGCGGATACAGCGCTTTTCTACGGTGGAGTAGATATTATCGTGAACAATGCAGGGCTTGCGACCTCCAGTCCTTTTGACGAGACTTCATTAAAAGAGTGGAACTTGAATATTTCCGTGCTAGGCACAGGATATTTTCTCGTCGCTCGCGAAGCTTTTAAGGTGATGAAGGAGCAAAAAATCGGCGGTAGCATGGTTTTCATTGGTTCCAAGAACTCCATATTTGCTGGGAAAAGCGTCTCGGCTTACAGCTCTGCTAAAGCACTCGAAGCACATTTAGCTCGCTGTATTGCAGCTGAAGGTGGAGAATTCGGCATTCGTGCGAATACGATTTTGCCGGATGCCATTCTACAAGGTTCTGCCATTTGGAATTCGAACTGGCGGAATGAGCGGGCGGCTGCTTACGGAATTGAGCCAGATCAACTTGAGGAGCATTACCGTAAACGCACAACACTGCTTGTAAATATTTATCCACGTGATATTGCTGAAGGCGTTGCTTTCTTTGCTTCATCTAAGTCAGAGAAGACTACGGGCTGTATGTTGACGATTGACGGTGGAGTGCCAGCGGCTTTTACTAGATAA
- a CDS encoding sugar phosphate isomerase/epimerase family protein, which translates to MTETLQNYDIDFVQLALSKAIQDIDTSTGKLSPGLANYIGEQFDRAGIRIGVLGCYINPIHPDPVIRRLEINRFKEHLRYARQFGAPMVATETGSLTTFQAQDPLHYEDIGWDILRVTVQELAEEAEKWGVFLGLEGVSTHTLSTPDKMRRILDEVPSSNIGVVLDPCNFIGDAVDVQDQIVDDSFRLFGDRIILAHLKDIYQDGEKTYHGKAGRGHFHTEAFLNKLNEYKPMIDVSLEDITNLEINETVTLLKKITSHI; encoded by the coding sequence TTGACTGAAACTCTTCAGAATTATGATATCGATTTTGTTCAACTCGCTTTATCCAAAGCCATTCAGGACATCGACACTTCCACTGGTAAATTAAGTCCTGGCCTCGCAAACTATATTGGCGAACAATTTGACAGAGCAGGTATACGTATCGGCGTGTTAGGCTGTTACATCAACCCCATCCACCCAGATCCCGTCATTCGGAGATTAGAAATTAATCGATTCAAAGAGCATCTTCGGTATGCACGCCAATTCGGCGCACCTATGGTGGCTACGGAGACGGGTTCGCTAACTACTTTTCAAGCACAAGACCCGCTCCATTACGAAGATATCGGCTGGGACATATTAAGGGTTACTGTACAAGAGCTTGCGGAGGAAGCTGAAAAATGGGGCGTTTTTCTGGGACTTGAGGGCGTCAGCACGCATACACTTTCTACACCAGATAAGATGCGCCGCATCCTAGATGAAGTCCCTTCAAGCAATATCGGTGTTGTCTTGGATCCATGCAATTTTATTGGTGACGCTGTAGATGTGCAGGATCAAATTGTCGATGACTCGTTTAGGTTATTCGGGGACCGGATCATTCTGGCGCATTTAAAAGACATCTATCAAGATGGAGAAAAAACATACCACGGTAAGGCTGGTAGAGGGCATTTCCACACCGAAGCTTTCCTGAACAAATTAAACGAGTATAAGCCAATGATCGACGTATCTTTAGAGGATATAACGAATCTGGAGATTAACGAGACCGTTACCTTGTTGAAGAAGATTACTTCCCATATATAA
- a CDS encoding alpha/beta hydrolase, which produces MVNSFKNAKGQERVRQSYQQLVNRWPILFEEIDLPTTYGLTHCIISGQKSNPPLFLFHGVGDNSAVMWILNIEELSKHFYCIAIDTLGGPGKSIPNEHFNKQKFEQVEWINEIATHLSIDVFNIAGVSNGAYIAFNYATRQRDRVNRVVCLEGGMVTTPIKAMIQTLMMMFPEILIPTDRNLLKVLKKLSAPNSPLFDNHPELAAHLILLMRTHNQQAMFVHKLQKYDKDASIAVRDKLYFLVGEHALKQSKDFIDILEDGKFHYQVIPHAGHGINHEQPDRVNTEIINFLTDDNDKSLASI; this is translated from the coding sequence ATGGTAAATAGCTTTAAGAATGCCAAGGGGCAAGAAAGAGTGAGGCAATCGTACCAGCAGCTAGTTAATCGGTGGCCTATTCTATTTGAGGAGATAGACCTCCCTACCACATATGGGCTGACGCATTGTATCATTTCCGGTCAAAAGAGTAATCCACCTTTGTTTCTGTTTCATGGCGTTGGTGATAACTCGGCGGTCATGTGGATCTTAAACATCGAAGAATTATCGAAACATTTCTATTGCATCGCTATTGATACTTTGGGCGGACCCGGAAAAAGCATTCCTAACGAGCATTTTAACAAACAGAAGTTTGAGCAAGTAGAATGGATTAATGAGATAGCGACGCATCTGAGCATAGACGTCTTTAATATCGCAGGTGTGTCAAACGGTGCCTATATTGCTTTTAATTATGCGACTAGACAACGAGACAGAGTGAACCGTGTTGTTTGTTTGGAAGGAGGGATGGTCACAACACCTATCAAAGCAATGATACAAACCTTAATGATGATGTTCCCAGAGATTCTGATTCCTACGGATCGCAATTTACTTAAGGTTCTGAAGAAATTAAGCGCTCCAAACTCCCCTCTATTTGATAATCATCCAGAATTAGCTGCTCATCTGATCCTGTTAATGCGAACTCATAATCAGCAAGCTATGTTTGTGCATAAGCTTCAAAAATACGATAAGGACGCATCAATTGCAGTCAGAGACAAGCTATATTTTTTAGTAGGAGAACATGCATTAAAACAATCGAAGGACTTCATAGATATTTTAGAAGATGGAAAGTTCCATTACCAAGTCATCCCCCATGCGGGACACGGTATTAATCACGAGCAACCGGATAGGGTAAACACTGAGATCATCAATTTCCTGACAGACGATAATGATAAATCACTTGCATCCATATGA
- a CDS encoding extracellular solute-binding protein, with the protein MKKQQRTSMHKTITVILMVTTLLASLTACRGDNGVNTVDPEPGEFNKEGLPIVNKPLTLKVLTVRWGSMGDTFTQSQWLKELEKETNVKIEWQVMSSNDWSERKSIMLASGTLPDIIVGSQTFGDSDIVNNISLFRPLDDYIEQNMPNLKAAMQETPEMKKISTFPDGKIYSLPARLPSRPKSSRQPVINKTWLDKLGLKVPDTIDDLYNVFKAFKEQDPNGNGKHDEIPFIETGNDLISPFGIADLNNNFMVIKDGKAVYYPVSEEYKEALKWESKLFKEGLLDEEIFTQDETLRSAKFRNPDAPIVGFTYQWTPDAVFGKWSDQYETIPPLAGPDGKRYTIGNPYGMNLERNELLITSSCKYPEIAARWADEFYTNEASIQNFWGAIGTVIKKNDDGTYMLMDSPTGTSADAWYWEESLRDFGPKYVSPSFEKNIILNPDNGDGLKLQLDNLGSEYATLPFPNVMYTAEEFQKLPTLTKDIDSYVNTMRAQFIILGGIDEAWDDYVKQLRGMGLEQMVKIRTDAYSRYMSVE; encoded by the coding sequence ATGAAAAAGCAACAAAGAACGAGTATGCATAAAACAATCACTGTCATTCTTATGGTGACAACGTTGCTTGCAAGCCTTACAGCCTGTAGAGGAGACAATGGGGTTAATACTGTCGATCCCGAGCCGGGTGAATTCAACAAAGAAGGCTTGCCGATTGTCAATAAGCCACTGACATTAAAGGTCCTAACCGTTCGATGGGGAAGCATGGGAGATACCTTTACTCAGAGCCAGTGGCTGAAGGAGCTGGAAAAGGAGACAAATGTAAAAATTGAATGGCAGGTGATGTCTTCCAATGATTGGAGTGAACGGAAGTCTATAATGCTGGCAAGCGGCACACTTCCAGATATCATTGTAGGGAGTCAAACCTTTGGGGATTCCGATATTGTCAATAACATAAGCTTATTCCGCCCGCTCGATGATTATATAGAGCAGAATATGCCTAATCTCAAAGCAGCCATGCAAGAAACGCCTGAAATGAAAAAAATCAGTACCTTCCCTGACGGGAAAATCTACTCTCTGCCCGCAAGATTACCATCGCGTCCGAAAAGCTCGCGCCAGCCCGTGATTAACAAAACCTGGCTGGACAAATTGGGATTAAAGGTTCCGGATACGATTGATGATCTTTATAACGTGTTTAAAGCTTTCAAAGAACAAGATCCGAATGGTAACGGCAAACATGATGAGATTCCCTTTATCGAGACAGGTAATGATCTGATCAGTCCCTTCGGGATCGCTGACTTGAATAACAACTTTATGGTGATTAAGGACGGAAAAGCGGTATATTACCCTGTTTCAGAGGAGTACAAAGAGGCCCTCAAATGGGAGAGCAAATTGTTTAAAGAGGGATTACTTGATGAAGAGATATTCACTCAAGACGAAACGCTGAGATCGGCCAAGTTTCGTAATCCGGATGCTCCCATCGTGGGCTTTACATATCAGTGGACGCCGGACGCCGTCTTTGGCAAATGGAGCGATCAGTATGAGACCATTCCACCCCTTGCTGGACCGGATGGTAAACGCTACACCATAGGAAATCCGTATGGAATGAATCTAGAACGCAACGAGCTGCTTATCACCAGTTCTTGCAAATATCCAGAGATTGCCGCTCGCTGGGCCGACGAATTCTATACCAATGAAGCAAGCATTCAGAATTTCTGGGGAGCCATTGGAACGGTTATTAAGAAGAACGATGATGGCACCTATATGTTGATGGACTCACCGACCGGAACCAGTGCAGATGCTTGGTATTGGGAAGAGTCACTCCGGGATTTCGGGCCGAAATATGTGAGCCCATCATTTGAGAAGAACATCATTCTGAACCCTGATAACGGAGATGGGCTGAAGTTGCAGTTAGATAATTTGGGAAGCGAATACGCAACACTACCCTTCCCCAACGTAATGTACACCGCAGAAGAATTTCAGAAGCTGCCGACTTTGACCAAGGACATCGATAGTTACGTCAATACAATGCGTGCTCAATTTATAATTTTAGGTGGAATCGACGAAGCGTGGGATGACTATGTGAAGCAGTTGCGGGGCATGGGTCTTGAACAGATGGTCAAAATTCGGACCGATGCGTACAGTCGTTATATGAGCGTAGAATAA